The following proteins are co-located in the Leishmania panamensis strain MHOM/PA/94/PSC-1 chromosome 26 sequence genome:
- a CDS encoding glutathione peroxidase-like protein, putative (TriTrypDB/GeneDB-style sysID: LpmP.26.0780), translating to MKVGDNTLTSVGEQSVPMLAQMLSPTTSVSRSHPVAQTQSAYETLACTHGVAVNAPDPNATKTIYDFQVLNCRHELYDLCQHKGSVVLICNVASKCKYYTESGYTTLVNLYRKHYCEGFVVLAFPSNEFGNGEPGDEDEISESISCMYPHIGKVDFPIMAKVVMNGDHELPLVGFLKSRIRGALGQSAVRWNFTCFLVDQKGAPYARFAPGASIAEIDVRIEELLHPVPPPAPMPLLQAADPSAAVEAAVAEGSHRASGAVDMSSLDENATYMTPPSPGLRNPEFVTVSTTFTVTSLTAQGGPPVSEDSDEANRDPSPNQVSVSMLDATVATVEDEDLTGTSAPPEETAAESEQLQ from the coding sequence ATGAAAGTTGGAGACAACACTCTCACGTCCGTTGGTGAACAGTCGGTGCCGATGCTTGCCCAGATGCTGAGCCCAACCACCTCGGTCAGTCGAAGCCACCCTGTGGCACAGACGCAGTCCGCCTACGAGACGCTGGCGTGCACTCACGGTGTCGCTGTCAACGCGCCCGATCCGAACGCCACCAAGACGATCTACGACTTCCAGGTACTGAACTGTCGCCACGAGCTCTACGACCTTTGTCAACACAAGGGCTCGGTCGTGCTCATCTGCAACGTGGCGAGCAAGTGCAAGTACTACACAGAATCCGGCTACACCACCCTTGTGAACCTCTACCGCAAGCATTATTGCGAAGGGTTCGTCGTCCTGGCGTTTCCGTCCAACGAGTTTGGCAACGGAGAGCCAGGCGATGAGGATGAGATTTCGGAGAGCATCTCGTGCATGTACCCGCATATCGGTAAGGTAGACTTTCCCATCATGGCCAAGGTAGTTATGAACGGCGATCACGAGCTGCCGCTCGTCGGGTTCCTGAAGAGTCGTATCCGCGGCGCGCTAGGCCAGAGCGCTGTGCGGTGGAACTTCACCTGCTTTCTCGTCGATCAGAAGGGTGCACCCTACGCTCGGTTTGCGCCTGGAGCCAGTATTGCGGAGATCGACGTCCGTAttgaagagctgctgcatccgGTACCACCCCCAGCACCCATGCCGCTCCTGCAGGCCGCGGACCCgtctgctgcagtggaggcagccgtggcggaggGAAGTCACCGCGCGAGCGGCGCCGTTGACATGTCTTCTCTCGACGAGAACGCTACGTACATgacgccgccatcgccaggCTTGAGGAATCCTGAGTTCGTCACcgtctccaccaccttcacagTGACGAGCCTGACGGCCCAAGGCGGTCCGCCGGTGTCGGAGGACAGTGATGAAGCGAACCGAGACCCCTCTCCCAACCAGGTCTCTGTCAGCATGCTCGACGCGACAGTGGCAACGGTGGAGGATGAGGACCTCACGGGCACCTCCGCCCCTCCTgaagagacggcggcggagtCGGAACAGCTGCAGTAA
- a CDS encoding hypothetical protein (TriTrypDB/GeneDB-style sysID: LpmP.26.0750), whose product MEHSHSQRVSYDMPQKQLDYFSSRARTFPAFEQSAQANHLYDKPTFGRIHKIHHRFQQQPESQEIEHTAVAQQGRFSERYQLHLGEHIPVDSKSHSLIAESTASQSYQTEESQFHKAPAPKAASQKPPSEVSSHAPSTRHRYFSVEPKKSSHPRTHREAVVNTIDFNSSYNALPSWHSSISQEQSTNNMNPAHGDMTQQTEDQPWTSKRGYKQTRGDHQAPIAELFASRSTLVSYDPRSEMSASFRSQHHEALAKPPAQERPAAALSYVPQQMGRIHPMRKALDRQEPDYSARHPAARGQADEYERMRDEEENCTFQPSIVNPSRPRKGNVQGPMHCESESTNLPHASRGDYVQDLYNKMHGDADTAKRRKDSRRAQKEIDDAEIEQNTRRGPRSTFANPRRTAVDCDTDPEEVFVRLYEDAQRYNKEKSEQERLIELKRQQELHDAPHELKKGNKHKEGTLDNDNEGAVSGNEKPAEGKPTSSIARKSASEIRQFFERLSQPNSIAIKFEKLKEQAEQEKREKEEKEAESKKNEMEKIARYKWMIPAKSFTFSDLQSHNAIYAS is encoded by the coding sequence ATGGAGCATTCTCATTCTCAGCGTGTTTCGTATGATATGCCACAAAAACAGCTAGACTATTTTAGCTCACGAGCAAGAACCTTTCCCGCCTTTGAGCAATCGGCGCAGGCGAATCATTTGTACGACAAACCGACGTTCGGGCGTATTCACAAAATACACCATCGTTTTCAGCAACAGCCAGAAAGCCAAGAAATCGAGCACACTGCAGTCGCACAACAGGGTCGCTTTTCTGAGAGGTATCAGCTGCATCTTGGTGAGCATATACCAGTGGATAGCAAGAGCCACTCGTTGATTGCAGAGAGTACTGCCTCTCAGTCTTATCAGACAGAGGAATCTCAGTTCCATAAAGCCCCAGCACCAAAGGCAGCATCACAAAAGCCACCGTCAGAGGTTTCATCGCATGCACCATCTACCCGGCATAGGTACTTCTCGGTAGAACCAAAGAAGTCATCGCAtccgcgcacacaccgagaAGCTGTAGTGAACACGATCGACTTTAACTCGAGCTACAATGCACTGCCTAGCTGGCACAGTAGTATTTCGCAAGAGCAGTCCACTAACAACATGAATCCTGCACACGGAGATATGACGCAGCAAACTGAAGATCAACCATGGACATCGAAAAGAGGCTATAAGCAGACTCGTGGTGACCACCAAGCGCCGATCGCTGAACTTTTTGCTTCTCGCAGCACCCTCGTTTCCTATGACCCGCGTTCTGAAATGAGCGCTAGTTTCCGATCACAACACCACGAGGCATTGGCGAAACCACCAGCGCAGGAgaggccagcagcggctttgTCGTATGTACCACAGCAGATGGGGAGAATCCATCCTATGCGCAAGGCGCTGGATCGGCAAGAGCCCGACTATTCAGCACGGCACCCAGCAGCACGAGGGCAGGCGGACGAGTATGAGCGCATGCgtgacgaagaagaaaactgCACGTTTCAACCGAGCATAGTCAACCCTTCTCGGCCACGAAAAGGTAACGTTCAAGGGCCTATGCACTGCGAGAGCGAGAGTACGAATCTACCGCACGCAAGTCGTGGTGACTATGTGCAAGATTTATACAATAAAATGCATGGTGACGCCGACACCGCTAAGCGCCGCAAAGACAGCCGCCGTGCTCAAAAAGAAATCGATGACGCTGAAATCGAACAAAATACTAGGCGCGGCCCACGCTCGACCTTCGCGAATCCGCGCCGCACGGCGGTGGACTGTGATACTGATCCAGAAGAAGTTTTCGTGCGGTTGTACGAGGATGCGCAGCGCTACAATAAGGAAAAGTCTGAACAAGAGCGACTTATCGAGCTGAAGCGCCAGCAAGAGCTTCACGATGCGCCTCATGAATTGAAGAAGGGAAACAAACACAAAGAAGGTACACTGGACAACGACAATGAGGGCGCTGTTAGTGGGAATGAAAAGCCAGCTGAAGGAAAGCCAACTTCTTCTATTGCTCGCAAGAGCGCCTCTGAGATTCGCCAATTTTTTGAGCGCCTCTCTCAACCAAATAGCATCGCAATCAAGTTCGAAAAGCTAAAGGAGCAGGCTGAACAAGAAAAGcgtgagaaagaggaaaaggaagctGAATCCAAGAAAAATGAAATGGAGAAAATTGCTCGCTACAAGTGGATGATTCCGGCCAAGAGCTTCACCTTCTCTGACTTGCAATCTCATAATGCTATCTACGCATCATAG
- a CDS encoding glutathione peroxidase-like protein, putative (TriTrypDB/GeneDB-style sysID: LpmP.26.0800), protein MSIYDFQVNDSDHQPYNLSQHKGHPLLIYNVASKCGYTKSGYETATTLYEKYKGRGFTVLAFPCNQFAHQEPGTEAEVKTFACTRFKANFPIMEKVNVNGEKEHPLYCYLKNTCKGILGTTLVKWNFTSFLVDKDGHAVHRFPPGATVEEIEKRLVPLLDAAKGATETSPSS, encoded by the coding sequence ATGTCCATCTACGACTTCCAGGTGAACGACAGCGACCACCAGCCGTACAACCTTTCCCAGCACAAGGGCCACCCGCTTCTCATCTACAACGTGGCCAGCAAGTGCGGCTACACCAAGAGCGGCTACGAGACAGCCACGACGCTGTACGAAAAGTACAAGGGTCGCGGCTTCACTGTACTGGCGTTCCCGTGCAACCAGTTCGCTCACCAGGAGCCTGgcacggaggcggaggtgaagacTTTCGCCTGCACACGCTTCAAGGCAAACTTCCCCATCATGGAAAAGGTGAATGTGAACGGCGAGAAAGAGCACCCGCTGTACTGCTACCTGAAGAACACCTGCAAGGGCATCCTCGGCACGACGTTGGTGAAGTGGAACTTCACGTCGTTCCTGGTCGACAAAGACGGCCATGCCGTGCACCGCTTCCCACCCGGCGCGACGGTAGAAGAAATCGAGAAGAGGCTGGTACCGTTGCTGGATGCTGCCAAAGGTGCCACAGAGACATCACCGAGTAGCTAA
- a CDS encoding glutathione peroxidase-like protein, putative (TriTrypDB/GeneDB-style sysID: LpmP.26.0790) → MLHFPTLRCAAGAAAASSIYDFQVNDSDHQPYNLSQHKGHPLLIYNVASKCGYTKSGYETATTLYEKYKGRGFTVLAFPCNQFAHQEPGTEAEVKTFACTRFKANFPIMEKVNVNGEKEHPLYCYLKNTCKGILGTTLVKWNFTSFLVDKDGHAVHRFPPGATVEEIEKRLVPLLDAAASSNL, encoded by the coding sequence ATGCTACATTTTCCCACTCTCCGAtgcgccgccggtgccgcagcggcgtcgtccATCTACGACTTCCAGGTGAACGACAGCGACCACCAGCCGTACAACCTTTCCCAGCACAAGGGCCACCCGCTTCTCATCTACAACGTGGCCAGCAAGTGCGGCTACACCAAGAGCGGCTACGAGACAGCCACGACGCTGTACGAAAAGTACAAGGGTCGCGGCTTCACTGTACTGGCGTTCCCGTGCAACCAGTTCGCTCACCAGGAGCCTGgcacggaggcggaggtgaagacTTTCGCCTGCACGCGCTTCAAGGCAAACTTCCCCATCATGGAAAAGGTGAATGTGAACGGCGAGAAAGAGCACCCGCTGTACTGCTACCTGAAGAACACCTGCAAGGGCATCCTCGGCACGACGTTGGTGAAGTGGAACTTCACGTCGTTCCTGGTCGACAAAGACGGCCATGCCGTGCACCGCTTCCCACCCGGCGCGACGGTAGAAGAAATCGAGAAGAGGCTGGTACCGTTGCTGGAtgctgcggcgtcgtcgaaCCTCTGA
- a CDS encoding hypothetical protein (TriTrypDB/GeneDB-style sysID: LpmP.26.0820), giving the protein MMVAQVVSSAAAAAGTGSSMSVTARLAAAAEARTAAPRTHFGIFENNANDTARQLLFRGEKRRRYCVIVGDLQNNSRQVTLKLFGHKGAKPFKLQNKLIRLVNLSIGKPRRGTLQWRVAHGLLDDDDLEEQQPGEEQRTDSDEEQEEGQQREQDERAADSNAESAVDDDDDMGQRGEAAAAVIYRKDNNGTRAPVEAQGCDATDITAAAACRAATGYTPPPQVLDSTQTAEERAFQNQTHAAAGFDVEEIIPFSSSSEDNDDEEHQEARHRKAMAIAEAASSIERAAAAVPIPESNSDGDDGDEVVEKPAAPNPVSDGCLHGLAPPALLAPDVVETHATTGGNHGVGNAPAVAAHADPMALAPAETSAKAVVTAVKHNTGSLDHHSKGIEAEGEDVDHYLDNDDEVVPLTVQQAGTGAAVMYETSLATSPVLTAKRFASLRDYFLREFRFLLNLEDVRAQNVSVKINLGAAYCCLARQGSYSTPLKHATFGEFVERMNTESMQLYFIKDCPACVSRAVDMESGSLHFPASSTTVKINFFSNERQSRSIARAVWDSDVDQFRLLDVENIGVTFNWSVFSLDETFVRRKNEVQAVAAEGSGNGTAVATGASVTSPSAATTPAAGAADASATATPAPPRPPVSAADRARMGPTPVGIGVDPDCPFHNMRAPGPKEADKADGASVETTAPAAEEVKSIHQAPIDDDEDDLARNKTVAYPFEVEFRAYRRWKQQDDNPAAPLAKAILEELSLAEHNYLIHGSTATYERMDLTNVCEVDYAAEDLNVESIVVEHTSRVKPEGTDLLVDNTTSLFIENFAAARQLKEKVATYGPIKVAAMQNPSNNNFMRSVTAARRAAGRGSGHGARDALHLTPAEMSEVLKPTSKLTFFRSRGSTIHWKLRPNSSLEENIAPMTEALSFLQQVLHTANEIERYSARGGAAPDAL; this is encoded by the coding sequence AtgatggtggcgcaggtggtaagtagcgccgccgctgccgcgggcACTGGCAGCTCGATGTCTGTCACCGCTCGActagcggcggcggcggaggcccGCACAGCCGCGCCTCGCACACACTTTGGTATCTTTGAGAACAATGCGAACGACACTGCACGTCAGCTGCTCTTCCGTGGcgagaagcggcggcgctaTTGTGTCATCGTCGGTGACCTGCAAAATAACTCTCGCCAAGTGACTCTGAAGCTATTTGGCCACAAGGGAGCCAAACCGTTCAAGTTACAGAACAAGTTGATCCGCCTAGTGAACCTGTCGATCGGTAAGCCGCGGCGCGGAacgctgcagtggcgcgtGGCACACGGGCTCCTGGATGACGACGACctagaggagcagcagccgggggaagagcagcggACTGATAGCGATgaagagcaagaggagggaCAGCAGCGTGAGCAGGACGAGAGGGCTGCTGACAGCAACGCGGAGAGCGCcgtggacgacgacgatgacatGGGCCAACGGggcgaggctgctgctgctgtgattTATAGAAAGGACAACAACGGTACAAGGGCACCGGTGGAGGCGCAAGGCTGCGACGCAACCGATAtcactgcagccgccgcctgtAGGGCGGCTACGGGCTACACCCCGCCTCCGCAGGTGCTGGACTCCACTCAGACGGCTGAAGAACGCGCCTTTCAGAATCAGACGCACGCGGCTGCCGGCTTTGACGTGGAGGAAATCatccccttttcttcctcctccgagGACAACGACGATGAGGAACACCAGGAAGCCCGACACCGCAAGGCCATGGCGATAGCGGAGGCAGCAAGCTCTATCgagcgcgctgccgcagcggtgccgatTCCCGAAAGCAACAGTGATGGCGATGACGGGGATGAAGTCGTGGAGAAGCCTGCCGCCCCGAACCCTGTCAGCGACGGATGCCTTCACGGTCTTGCGCCACCGGCGTTGTTGGCCCCCGACGTCGTGGAGACGCATGCTACGACTGGTGGAAATCATGGTGTTGGCAACGCACCTGCTGtcgcagcacacgcagaccCCATGGCACTAGCGCCTGCTGAGACCTCCGCGAAGGCTGTTGTGACGGCAGTGAAGCACAACACTGGCAGCCTCGACCACCACTCGAAGGGCATCGAAGCGGAGGGCGAGGACGTGGATCACTACTTGGACAACGATGACGAGGTGGTTCCCCTGACAGTGCAGCAGGCAGGCACAGGAGCCGCCGTCATGTACGAGACAAGCCTTGCCACCAGTCCGGTGTTGACGGCGAAGcgcttcgcttctctgcgcgACTACTTCCTACGCGAGTTCCGCTTCCTGCTCAATCTCGAGGATGTCCGCGCGCAGAATGTGTCGGTGAAGATCAACCTCGGTGCGGCCTATTGCTGCCTCGCCCGCCAGGGCTCCTACTCCACTCCGCTGAAGCACGCCACCTTTGGCGAGTTTGTCGAGCGCATGAACACAGAGTCGATGCAGCTCTATTTCATCAAGGACTGCCCCGCCTGTGTGTCGCGTGCGGTGGACATGGAGAGTGGCTCGTTGCACTTCCCCGCTAGCTCGACGACGGTGAAGATTAACTTCTTCTCGAACGAGCGCCAGAGCCGTTCCATTGCGCGGGCGGTGTGGGACAGCGATGTGGACCAGTTCCGCCTGCTCGATGTTGAGAACATTGGCGTTACCTTCAACTGGTCCGTCTTTTCTCTCGACGAGACGTTTGTGCGCCGTAAGAATGAAGTgcaggcggtggctgcggagggcagcggtaacggcaccgctgttgcTACCGGGGCGTCCGTCACCAGTCCGAGTGCTGCGACAACGCCggctgccggcgcagctgaTGCCTCTGCGACTGCgacaccagcacctccgcgGCCGCCAGTGTCCGCGGCAGACAGAGCGCGGATGGGGCCGACCCCTGTCGGTATCGGCGTGGACCCTGACTGCCCCTTCCACAACATGCGTGCCCCGGGGCCGAAGGAGGCGGACAAAGCTGATGGGGCAAGCGTGGAGACGacggcaccggcggcagaggaggtgaagagcaTCCACCAGGCGCCCATTGACGATGACGAGGATGACCTGGCGCGTAACAAGACTGTTGCTTACCCCTTCGAGGTGGAGTTCCGCGCCTACCGTCGCTGGAAGCAGCAAGACGACAACCCCGCCGCGCCACTCGCCAAGGCGATTCTGGAAGAGCTGTCGCTGGCCGAGCACAACTACCTCATTCACGGCTCGACGGCCACGTACGAGCGCATGGACCTGACGAACGTCTGTGAGGTCGACTACGCTGCCGAAGACCTCAATGTGGAGAGCATTGTAGTCGAGCACACGTCGCGCGTGAAGCCGGAGGGGACGGACCTCCTCGTGGACAACACAACATCGCTTTTCATTGAAAACTTCGCGGCGGCACGCCAGttgaaggagaaggtggcgaCCTACGGCCCCATCAAGGTAGCGGCGATGCAGAACCCTAGCAACAACAACTTTATGCGCAgcgtcacggcagcgcgtCGGGCTGCCGGTCGTGGCAGTGGTCACGGGGCGCGTGATGCACTGCACCTAACCCCGGCCGAGATGTCGGAGGTGCTGAAGCCAACGTCGAAGCTAACGTTCTTCCGCTCGCGTGGGTCAACGATTCACTGGAAGCTGCGCCCCAACAGCAGCCTGGAGGAGAACATTGCCCCAATGACGGAGgcgctctccttcttgcAGCAGGTGCTTCACACAGCGAACGAGATTGAGCGTTACTCAGcacgcggtggtgcagcaccagACGCCCTCTAA
- a CDS encoding hypothetical protein (TriTrypDB/GeneDB-style sysID: LpmP.26.0760): MEATEAPGTELRQLRRVRRTRTQYERLQRPNDIQPGYPIPSIEGWVLFFSNLPETATQEDIADYLVSFKEGDPDYFGTITDIKIPLNADCFCAGYALVELGGRVGYERAIAELSGTMFPSGERPLIVAPTFLGEEEDQEPQAEEVAPGEKRTRD, from the coding sequence ATGGAAGCCACCGAAGCCCCCGGCACCGAACTGcgacagctgcgccgcgtacgccgcacccgcacacagtacgagcgcctgcagcgcccgAACGACATACAGCCAGGCTATCCGATTCCCAGCATAGAGGGCTGGGTGCTATTTTTCTCAAATCTGCCGGAAACGGCGACTCAGGAAGACATTGCCGACTACCTCGTCTCGTTCAAGGAGGGTGATCCGGACTACTTTGGCACCATCACCGACATCAAAATCCCCCTCAATGCCGACTGCTTCTGCGCCGGTTATGCCTTAGTGGAGCTGGGGGGACGTGTCGGGTACGAGCGCGCAATCGCCGAGCTGAGCGGCACCATGTTTCCGTCTGGCGAAAGGCCTCTCATCGTGGCTCCGACGTTTCtcggcgaagaggaagaccAAGAGCCacaggcggaggaggtggcacCAGGCGAAAAACGGACGCGCGATTAA
- a CDS encoding hypothetical protein (TriTrypDB/GeneDB-style sysID: LpmP.26.0740), with translation MRKYRSGNSGPYTTEYHALLGNAQWIVIRRLLRPPLKDVSDDGITPQLSEGDIVTVFSQFGEIVDVRFVRHRKTGRFLGTAFVKFKDYRSGILAADELNSNYEKGEHFFLSASQEITTSYSEQKGITVERCEEVVVPQLYNTEVETYAEWLCRHNVGLSVRYV, from the coding sequence ATGAGGAAGTACCGGAGCGGAAACTCTGGCCCTTACACTACTGAGTATCATGCTTTGCTAGGGAACGCACAATGGATCGTCATAAGGCGCTTGCTTAGGCCACCACTGAAAGATGTGAGTGACGATGGCATCACCCCTCAGCTATCCGAAGGAGATATCGTAACCGTCTTCTCGCAATTCGGTGAAATTGTCGATGTCCGCTTCGTGCGCCATCGGAAGACTGGCCGCTTTCTGGGAACTGCATTCGTGAAGTTCAAAGACTACCGCAGTGGGATTCTGGCAGCTGACGAGCTGAACAGTAACTACGAAAAGGGCGAACATTTCTTTCTTTCGGCATCACAGGAAATCACAACGTCTTACAGTGAACAGAAGGGAATAACAGTGGAGCGATGTGAGGAAGTTGTTGTGCCTCAATTGTACAATACAGAAGTGGAAACCTATGCAGAGTGGTTGTGCCGGCATAACGTTGGTCTTAGCGTGCGGTATGTTTAG
- a CDS encoding hypothetical protein (TriTrypDB/GeneDB-style sysID: LpmP.26.0770), which translates to MLRCSLRAVLRAPVFCRVIDVMRHHEPYARAGILYPVRVELGEGVESCTPAELQEKIDTMLSRSKRFATVKTGNVYLRNNSVATVIKAYGQYVVTGSMRGGYVKGDHRYGPRLTGYGGATAKPGLRWNGDDL; encoded by the coding sequence atgttgcgctgcagcttgcGCGCCGTGCTGCGGGCGCCAGTCTTCTGCCGTGTCATTGACGTGATGCGGCATCACGAACCCTACGCGCGTGCCGGCATCCTGTACCCCGTTCGCGTGGAGCTTGGCGAAGGTGTGGAGTCGTGCACGCCGGCAGAGCTACAGGAAAAGATCGACACCATGCTGTCCCGGTCCAAACGTTTTGCAACTGTCAAGACTGGCAACGTGTACTTGCGCAACAACTCCGTGGCGACGGTCATCAAGGCGTATGGGCAGTACGTTGTCACTGGCAGCATGCGAGGCGGGTATGTGAAGGGGGATCACCGCTATGGTCCACGCCTGACCGGGtacggcggcgccactgcgaAGCCGGGGTTGCGGTGGAACGGCGACGACCTGTGA
- a CDS encoding asparagine synthetase, putative (TriTrypDB/GeneDB-style sysID: LpmP.26.0810), with product MSSDPQAYVDLQLRILKVKAIFTEELANALNLIQVECPMLARVGDGMQDNLSGVEKAVQVHVKEIPEENYEVVHSLAKWKRQTLGEHKFPVGLGILTNMRALRVEDTLDNIHSVYVDQWDWERVIAPADRCLEYLQATVRSLYEVLRQTERRLCAEFPDITPVLPESITFVHTEQLLKRYPELDPKSREREAVKEFGAVFLIGIGCKLSHGDYHDARAPDYDDWSSPVSVDSSKIGFPTAGGEKPSVNPIMSLQGLNGDILVYNAALDDVLELSSMGIRVDQETLRRQLEMTGNNERLQCKWHQCLLNGDLPQTIGGGIGQSRMAMFMLRKKHIGEVQCGVWSHETTVKHLLL from the coding sequence ATGTCGTCCGATCCGCAGGCGTACGTTGACCTCCAACTCCGTATTTTGAAGGTGAAGGCGATCTTCACCGAGGAGCTCGCCAATGCCTTGAACCTGATCCAGGTGGAGTGTCCCATGCTCGCCCGCGTCGGCGATGGCATGCAGGACAACCTGTCCGGCGTGGAGAAGGCCGTGCAGGTGCACGTGAAAGAGATTCCGGAGGAAAACTACGAGGTGGTGCACTCGCTCGCTAAGTGGAAGCGCCAGACCCTCGGCGAACACAAGTTTCCCGTTGGTCTGGGCATCCTCACCAACATGCGTGCCCTGCGTGTGGAGGATACCCTAGATAATATTCACTCCGTCTACGTTGACCAGTGGGACTGGGAGCGCGTGATAGCGCCAGCGGACCGCTGCCTTGAGTACCTGCAGGCTACCGTGCGCTCTCTctacgaggtgctgcgccagaCGGAGAGGCGCCTGTGCGCCGAGTTCCCGGACATTACCCCGGTGCTGCCGGAGTCGATCACATTTGTGCAcacggagcagctgctgaaacGCTACCCGGAGCTGGACCCCAAGTCGCGCGAGCGTGAGGCTGTCAAGGAGTTCGGAGCGGTGTTCCTGATCGGCATCGGCTGCAAGCTGAGCCACGGTGACTACCACGACGCGCGTGCCCCAGACTACGATGACTGGTCGTCGCCGGTGTCCGTCGACTCTTCCAAGATCGGCTTCCCGACTGCCGGCGGCGAGAAGCCCTCCGTGAATCCCATCATGTCTCTACAGGGCCTGAACGGCGACATCCTGGTGTACAACGCGGCTCTCGATGATGTGCTCGAGCTGAGCAGCATGGGCATCCGTGTTGACCAGGAGACGCTGCGCCGACAGCTGGAGATGACTGGCAACAACGAACGCCTCCAGTGCAAGTGGCACCAGTGCCTGCTAAACGGAGACCTGCCCCAAACCATCGGGGGCGGTATCGGTCAGAGCCGTATGGCCATGTTCATGCTCCGCAAGAAGCATATCGGCGAGGTGCAGTGCGGCGTGTGGTCCCACGAGACCACGGTGAAGCATTTGCTATTGtaa